A genomic window from Silene latifolia isolate original U9 population chromosome Y, ASM4854445v1, whole genome shotgun sequence includes:
- the LOC141631385 gene encoding uncharacterized protein LOC141631385 → MCRLFYDILRKSQKFEWTQEHEKALQISSITEAAVSAVLVREHEGMQKQAYDISKSLLPAETSHKVPTLADFVSDFSPTLQEQADSEILTLSEAKGEQVWELHIYGASNTKGAGVGLVLKSPQGEQIIQAVRCEFKATNNAAEYEALMLGLQLALEMQINHIKMYSDSQLIVNHVNNVYTARDPKMVAYLEVAKELKLRFASFHIQQIPRVQNVKADALATLGAAFTPGAVGSIPFIHVMKPAICQNEQQKASKAATTQWTYEAGKLCTATPQEETDD, encoded by the exons ATGTGCCGATTGTTCTATGACATCCTGaggaagagccagaagtttgaatggacgcaGGAGCATGAAAAGGCGTTGCAAATCTCAAGCA TAACAGAGGCGGCTGTAAGCGCTGTACTGGTACGAGAGCATGAAGGTATGCAGAAACAAGCATACGATATAAGCAAGTCTCTGttacctgcagagaccag CCATAAAGTCCCAACCCTAGctgactttgtgtcagactttaGTCCCACCCTTCAAGAACAAGCCGACAGTGAAATCTTGACCCTAAGTGAGGCTAAAGGGGAGCAGGTATGGGAATTACATATTTATGGGGCATCCAACACGAAGGGAGCAGGGGTAGGGCTGGTCCTGAAATCACCTCAGGGGGAACAGATAATACAGGCAGTACGGTGCGAGTTCAAAGCAACGAATAACGCGGCTGAATACGAGGCCCTAATGTTAGGACTCCAATTAGCCTTAGAAATGCAAATCAACCACATCAAGATGTATAGTGACTCCCAACTGATTGTCAACCACGTGAATAACGTGTACACGGCCAGGGATCCTAAAATGGTAGCCTACCTGGAAGTGGCGAAGGAGCTCAAACTCCGCTTTGCCTCCTTCCACATCCAGCAAATACCAAGGGTCCAGAATGTTAAAGCAGATGCTCTCGCCACCCTAGGAGCAGCCTTCACTCCAGGGGCAGTGGGTTCTATACCATTCATACATGTCATGAAACCTGCCATATGCCAGAATGAACAACAGAAAGCCAGTAAGGCTGCAACCACCCAGTGGACATACGAAGCAGGGAAACTGTGTACTGCCACACCCCAGGAAGAAACTGATGATTGA